The sequence CTGGGGCTACAATAACCGGGCGGCGGCGGAAAATCGTTCCCTGCGGGAATGTGAAGCCAGTGCCGGGACAGGGGATTGCCGGGTGATGGTGTGGTTCCGCAATGCCTGTGGTTCGATTGCCCAAACCCGGGATGGGTCGGTGGGCACGGGCTGGGGGAGCAATCCCGCCCTGGCGGAAAAATACGCCCTGCAATCCTGTCGCCAATATGGACCCTGCCGGGTCTCCCGCACCTTCTGTTCCAACGAATAGGCGTTCAAAACCCAGCTTCCGCTAAGCGTTGGCTAAATTCCGCCCAACTGAGATTTTGCTCCAAGTACTGAATCTGCTGGGGATGATAGGGGGCTTGGATGCGATCCACCCACAGAATTTCCGCATCCGCTGCCAAAACCGGCACATCCGGCTCAAAGGCGGTGGCACGGGTCAGGGAACTGGTAAAGCCTTTGTAGATTAGAATTTCCCCCTCCCCCTGTTCATCCCGAACCGTTAACCGCAGTACCTCCCGGGGGTGGGAACGGCTGTAATTTTCCAAACGCTCTTGGGGAGTGGTCATGGTTTAAGAAAGAGCCGTGCGACCTTGTTTGGCTAACCGTACCAGCAGAAAATAAGCCAGACAAAAGCCATACACCACCAAACCCACAATCCCCCAAAACCCCAAATCCGCCGGGGATGTGCCCCGATGGAACCATTCCCGATAGCCCCAGGGTGCCGCCAACCACACCCGACATTGGTTATCCGCCAGCAGGGCAGGCATACTCTTTAGCCCACAGCCCCAAAAGGGTACCATTGCCACCGCCCCCAAACTCGCTGACCAGGTGACAACCCACCGCCAGATATTCGTCACCCGCGCCAACAGCCCCGGACGTTCCACCAGTTCCTCATTCAAATCCAGCCAAAACCACAGGGAAACCGGGATCAACACCTGCGCCAAAAAAGAAGTGAAAAAACTCACCGGCAAAGCGGCAATCATTAAATACACATTGATCATCAACAAACTCGCCACCTGCCAATAAATCCGCAATAGGGTCACCACCGCCCGTGCCCGCTGACTCCACGCCCAGACCAGCAACCCCAGGGGCACCAGCACATAAAACAGTACCGCCACCCGGTAATACATCCAAACCAACGTAGTCAACCAGCTTTCCGGCATAGGGCTTTGGACACAGGTGGGGAAACATCACAGCCAAACTTAGTCTAAACCAA comes from Synechococcus sp. C9 and encodes:
- a CDS encoding DUF4189 domain-containing protein; translated protein: MNHSWSKQVGWLGMTLVTAVALVTLPTPAGNTQPDTFGAISWSRRTGAQGYAWGYNNRAAAENRSLRECEASAGTGDCRVMVWFRNACGSIAQTRDGSVGTGWGSNPALAEKYALQSCRQYGPCRVSRTFCSNE
- a CDS encoding DUF3177 family protein, which produces MPESWLTTLVWMYYRVAVLFYVLVPLGLLVWAWSQRARAVVTLLRIYWQVASLLMINVYLMIAALPVSFFTSFLAQVLIPVSLWFWLDLNEELVERPGLLARVTNIWRWVVTWSASLGAVAMVPFWGCGLKSMPALLADNQCRVWLAAPWGYREWFHRGTSPADLGFWGIVGLVVYGFCLAYFLLVRLAKQGRTALS